In Acidobacteriota bacterium, the following are encoded in one genomic region:
- a CDS encoding acyl-CoA dehydrogenase family protein, whose protein sequence is MDFTFSEEHQMIRDMARKFVENEVKPLADKIDQEEEIPKELIRKIAEQGFLGICFPEEYGGAGAGEIGYCIMLEEFSRACASVTTFIGAHVSIGTMAIYLAGNEEQKKKYLPPLCAGEKIAAFALTEPEAGSDASNIKTLAVRDGDSYIINGGKIFITNGGIADIIVVFAATSKEGGVRGGITAFIVETDTPGFKVVAEEDKMGIRGTSTAELRFEDMRVPAENVLGRVGAGFLVAMKTLDIGRLSLA, encoded by the coding sequence ATGGATTTTACATTTAGCGAAGAGCACCAAATGATCCGGGATATGGCGCGTAAGTTTGTGGAAAACGAGGTCAAGCCACTCGCCGATAAGATCGATCAGGAGGAGGAGATACCGAAGGAGCTTATCAGGAAGATAGCGGAGCAGGGTTTTTTAGGGATTTGCTTTCCTGAGGAGTACGGTGGGGCAGGTGCTGGTGAGATCGGTTATTGCATAATGCTCGAGGAATTTTCCCGCGCCTGCGCCTCGGTAACCACCTTTATCGGCGCCCATGTGAGCATCGGGACGATGGCGATCTATTTAGCGGGAAATGAGGAGCAGAAGAAGAAATATCTTCCTCCCCTTTGCGCTGGTGAGAAGATCGCCGCCTTTGCCCTCACCGAGCCAGAGGCGGGTTCCGATGCCTCCAATATAAAGACGCTTGCCGTGAGGGACGGCGATTCCTACATCATAAACGGGGGGAAGATATTCATCACCAATGGCGGTATCGCCGATATCATAGTGGTATTTGCCGCCACCTCCAAGGAAGGAGGGGTGAGGGGTGGTATTACCGCCTTCATTGTGGAGACTGATACCCCAGGTTTCAAGGTGGTGGCTGAGGAGGATAAGATGGGCATCCGCGGCACCTCCACTGCCGAGCTTCGGTTTGAGGATATGCGGGTTCCGGCGGAGAATGTCCTCGGCAGGGTTGGCGCTGGATTCCTGGTGGCGATGAAGACGCTCGATATCGGGAGGCTGAGCCTCGCT
- a CDS encoding GHKL domain-containing protein: MKILKEKSVAITLAVLIGIAGVYLFSLDLQGGGRLLLFTSTGIGGLFLPPAKREDPLLLSTVFVTAFFIGGLKVATSSLILSHLFWGLFLRVPPKKLLIKSSSLLIPLLSGAIFYLKLGGSLPIEDITPKMAKEVAIFFFPPYLVASLLFLIGEKKKGDALFKRCAKGLHLFAFSLFLALFGAVIYYQIGLYGFIIALFIFLAIQGDMKQLVATKEELRRAFDDLSLIFSASQEIHLILEEERVIPSIFQTLSSFLPLSLLEVGTIHSPERLDLFIFDGKNLLKKGEEELTPEEKEYSEKEGSLLIKGKRIFAPLREGRAGKRYIRLHLASSPEEGSLKTLKILLPQIANALENARLYQEFREKMEKYRELSENLEKKIAEKTEALVKSEKELKKKNIELENFANTLSHDLKAPLVSISGFLEVIRKKYSDLLDEQGNHYLERIRSNIDYMNFLIRDLFELSRRGKSLAPLKRMEAAHIIYEALDRFQFQLREKKIEVKIEGKLPPIFCDRYRMIEVFTNLIENAIKYSDPAKKRKKIEIGAVEKSDSYQFFVRDNGIGIEKEKLKKLFKRGRKQGMGLLIVKEIIENHGGKVEVESSPGKGTTFYFTLPKIPPKMSSLA, from the coding sequence GTGAAAATACTAAAGGAGAAGTCTGTAGCCATTACTCTAGCAGTTCTCATCGGGATAGCGGGGGTATATCTCTTCTCTCTCGACCTCCAAGGGGGAGGAAGGCTACTCCTCTTTACCTCAACGGGGATAGGGGGGCTCTTTCTTCCCCCGGCGAAGAGAGAGGATCCCCTTCTCCTTTCGACTGTCTTCGTTACCGCTTTTTTCATCGGGGGATTAAAGGTTGCAACCTCATCCCTCATTCTCTCTCATCTCTTCTGGGGGTTATTCCTAAGGGTCCCCCCAAAAAAGCTCCTTATTAAGTCTTCCTCGCTCCTTATCCCACTCCTTTCCGGAGCCATTTTCTACCTCAAACTGGGAGGAAGCCTCCCCATCGAGGATATAACCCCAAAGATGGCTAAGGAGGTAGCTATCTTCTTCTTTCCCCCTTACCTGGTGGCGTCACTCCTCTTCCTAATAGGAGAAAAAAAGAAAGGAGATGCCCTCTTTAAGAGGTGTGCCAAGGGGTTACATCTCTTCGCCTTCTCCTTGTTCCTCGCCCTCTTCGGTGCAGTGATCTACTATCAAATAGGACTATACGGCTTCATCATCGCCCTCTTTATCTTCCTCGCTATCCAGGGAGATATGAAACAGTTAGTGGCAACCAAGGAGGAGCTTCGAAGGGCTTTTGACGATCTATCGCTCATTTTCTCTGCCTCCCAAGAGATCCACCTCATTCTGGAAGAGGAGAGGGTGATCCCCTCCATATTCCAGACACTCTCCTCATTTCTCCCTCTCTCTTTACTCGAGGTAGGAACTATCCATTCCCCGGAGCGCCTCGATCTTTTCATATTTGATGGGAAAAATCTCTTAAAGAAGGGGGAAGAAGAGCTCACTCCGGAGGAAAAGGAATACTCGGAGAAAGAAGGGTCCCTCCTGATAAAAGGGAAAAGGATATTTGCCCCCTTAAGGGAGGGAAGAGCGGGGAAGAGATACATCAGGCTCCATCTCGCCTCCTCCCCAGAGGAAGGGAGTCTCAAAACCCTCAAAATACTCCTTCCTCAGATAGCAAATGCCCTGGAGAACGCTCGCCTCTATCAGGAGTTCCGGGAGAAGATGGAGAAGTACCGAGAGTTAAGCGAGAACCTGGAAAAGAAGATCGCGGAGAAAACCGAGGCGCTGGTTAAGTCAGAGAAAGAGCTCAAAAAGAAAAACATCGAGCTCGAAAACTTCGCCAACACCCTTTCTCACGACTTAAAAGCCCCTTTAGTCAGCATAAGCGGGTTCCTCGAGGTAATTCGTAAGAAATATAGCGACCTCCTTGACGAGCAAGGAAACCATTATTTAGAGAGGATAAGGAGCAATATAGATTATATGAACTTCCTCATCCGCGATCTGTTCGAGCTCTCCCGTAGGGGAAAATCGCTTGCTCCCTTAAAGAGGATGGAGGCCGCTCATATCATCTACGAAGCGCTTGACCGGTTCCAGTTCCAACTGCGAGAGAAGAAGATAGAGGTGAAAATCGAAGGGAAATTACCCCCCATATTCTGCGATCGTTATCGAATGATAGAGGTATTCACCAATCTGATAGAAAACGCGATAAAATACTCCGATCCAGCTAAGAAGAGGAAAAAGATCGAGATCGGAGCGGTGGAGAAAAGCGACAGCTACCAATTCTTCGTGAGGGATAACGGGATCGGAATCGAAAAGGAAAAACTGAAAAAGCTATTCAAAAGAGGAAGAAAACAGGGGATGGGACTGCTTATCGTCAAGGAGATCATAGAGAACCACGGAGGCAAGGTAGAGGTGGAATCAAGCCCAGGCAAGGGAACGACATTCTACTTCACCCTCCCCAAGATACCGCCTAAAATGAGCTCTTTAGCATAG